Below is a genomic region from candidate division WOR-3 bacterium.
TCTGCACCGTTTCTAAATGCCCACAAAATAAACTGAGGGTCAATTCTTCCAGAACACATTGTTCTTACAATTCTTAAGTTTGCAGGATAATCCATTCTTGAGACACCAGCTAAATCTGCTGCAAGGTAAGTACACCAATTACAAAATATTCCAAGTAATTTTGGTTCAAAATTATTATCTTTCATTTAATCCCTCCTTTTAAACTAAAGCACCTTCAATTTCAGCGTAAATTTGTTCATCGAGGAATAATCTTTGCTGTGCTGCCTTAGATGGGCAGGCAGCAACACAAACTCCACATCCCTTACAGAGTGCTTCGTTTATCTGAGCAACTTTCTTTTCTTCATTGAAAGAAATGGCAGAATAGGGGCAAAGACCAATGCATATATGGCAGCCTGAACATTTTTCTTCATTAATAAAAGCTGTATTGGGTTCAAGGGAAATTTCGGATTTATCAATGAGAGCAAGAGCTTCTGCTGCAGCTGCTTCTGCTTGAGCTACTGTATCTGGAATATCTTTTGGACCCTGACATGCACCTGCAATAAAAACTCCATCTGTAAATGTGGAAACAGGAGCAAGTTTTGGGTGTCTTTCAAGAAACCATCCTTCTTTTGAACAGGAAATATTTAAGAGTTTCCTTACTTCATCGGCATCAGGTTGAGGGGTGAGACCAACTGAGAGAATAACCATATCTACTGGTATTCTCCTTACAACACCGATAAGGGTATCCTCCACTCTTATTATTAATTTACCTTCTTCTTCAGGTGTAATTGCCCAATCAGTAACTTCGGCAACTTTACCTCTTATAAAATGGACTCCTTCTTCCATCAATTTAAGATAAAACTCCTCATACCCTTTTCCAGGTGTCCTCATATCAATATAAAAGTTATAGACCTCAGCACCTGTTCTTTCTTTTATAAGGTGGGCAAGTTTAAGTGAATACATACAGCATACTCTTGAACACCATATGTTATAGTTTTTATCCCTTGAACCAACACAGTGAACAATTCCAACGGATTTTGGTGTTCTTCCATCCCTTAAAATAATTTCGCCTCCTGTGGGTCCAGAGGAGTTTACGAGTCTTTCTACCTCAAGTGAAGTATAAACATTTGGATATCTCCCGTATCCATACTGGGGAATTTGTGAAGGGTCAAAAATTTTAAATCCTGTTGAAACTATTATAGCTCCTACTTCAACTTCAATTATCTCCTCTCTCATATTAAAGTCTATTGCTCCCCTCTCACAGGCTTCCTGACAGGTTTTTTTGCATTTTCCTGATAAAAACTGAATACATGTAGCAGGATCTATTATAGCAGCAAGAGGAACAGCCTGGGGGAAAGGAATGTAAATTGGTTTTCTTTTTGAAAGACCTTCATCAAATTCATTTGGAAATTTTCCTTCTTTATAAACGCAATTTTTTATACACTCGTAACATCCAACACATTTTTCAATATCAACATATCTTGGTTTTTTTCTAATTTTTACTTTAAAGTTACCAACATAACCATCTACACTTTCTACTTCTGAGTAGGTAAAAAGTTCAATGTTTGGGTGGTCTTTAACAGCAGTCATTTTGGGTGTTAAAATACAGGAAGCACAGTCAAGGGTTGGGAAAGTTTTATCAAATTTTGCCATATGACCACCTATTGATGGTTCCCTCTCAACAAGATAGACTTTTTTCCCAGCATCTGCAATTGTTAAAGCAGCAGTAATTCCTGCTATACCACCACCAATAATAAGGACATTTGGATTTATTTTTTCTTTCGTCTTTTCAAGTGCTTCGTGAAAAACAACTCTGTAAACAGCTGCTTTTACCATGGCTTTGGCTTTTTCTGTTGCTTCTTGTGAGTCCTTTGTTACCCAGGATACATGCTCCCTTATGTTTGCCATCTGGAAATAAAAGGGGTTAAGTCCTGCCTCCTCAATTGCTTTCCTGAAGGTGTGTTCATGAAGATGGGGAGAGCAGGAGGCTACAACAATTCTATTTAATTTCAGTTCCTTTATATCTTTCTTTATTAAATCCTGTCCAGGATCAGAACACATATATTTATAATCTCTTGCTACTACAACATTTGGTAAATTCTGTGCATGCTTTACTACTTCTTCTATCTTAACTTTCCCTGCTATATTTGTTCCACAATGGCATATATAAACCCCTATTCTTATTTCACCATTATGTTTTACGCTATTCATTATTTTTCCTCCTTTTAAACTGCTGCTTTTTGATATAAAATTTCAGGGTAAATAATATGATGATTAAATCCAAGTTCTTTTTCTTCAATACCTAAAGCAACACCAAGAAGTTGTGTAAAGTAAATAACGGGTATAGAGAGTTTATCCTTAAACATTTTTTCCATTCTATCTTGATAAACTTCAAGATTGAACTGACATAAGGGACAAACTGTGACAATTAAATGGGCACCTTTTCTTTTTGCTTCTCTTAATATAAGGTAAGAAAGACGGAGTCCAACTTCTTCTATTGTTCCTGAAAGGGATCCTCCGCAACATTTAGTTTTTAAAGCACTTTCAACAGTTTCAGCACCAGTTGCCTCAACAATCCTATCAAGATTTACAGGATAGCGGGGGTTATCAAAATCTGTAAAGGGTCTTGTGAGAAGACATCCATAATAAGAAAATACTCTGATTCCTGCGAGTGTCCTTTTGATCTTTGATTTTATTTTATCAATTCCCACCTCGTTTATTAAAATATCAAGAGGATGTCTCACTTTTACTTTTCCTTCGTATAATTCGTTGATGTTTGCTTTTTTTACTGCTTCACAAACTTTTTCTCTTATATCAGGGTATTCCTTAATAAAATGCAGTGTTTTGTTTAACACCATATAACATGCTGAACATGGTGCTATGATGTCCCTATCTTCTTTTTCAGCTATTGAAAGATTTCTTACAGCCATTTTAAAAGATGCAAGCTCATCAATTGACATGTATGTAGTAGCGCCACAGCAATTCCAGTCTGGAAGTTCAGGCATTTCTATTTCAAGATATTTAAAAACAGCGAGAAGTGACTTTTCATAAGATTTTCCTGTCCCCTTTAATGAGCAGCCAGGATAATAAAAATATTTTTTATCATTCATTTTAAGCCTCCTTCAAAAGTTTTTTGAGGGTTTTTTTATCCTTTATTTTTTCTTCTTTGAAACTCAATCTTCCTTTATTTAAAAGTTTTAAACCAAAAAGAGAATTTTTAAAGATTTTTAAAAGTGATGTTTTTAACCATAAATTCATAACAAGCCTTGCTTCAGATTGTCTTCCATTTTTTGAGACCATATCATAGAAGGTTTTTGCTAAAACCGGAATCTGGAATTTCTTAGGATACTTTCCTTCTTTTATAGCCATTCTTTTAAGGGCATACATTATGTATGTGATCTTAATGTTCTGAGGACATTCCACCTGACAGGAATAGCAAGAAGCACATAACCATATTGTCTTTGATGAAAGAACCTCATCTTTGAATCCTTCTCTTACCATCGCAATTATTCTTCTTGGTGGGTAATCCATATAAATTGAAAGGGGACATGTTCCAGAACATGTTCCACACTGTATACATTCTAAAATGCCTTCACCACCTGGAGAATTTATAACTTCTTTTGTAAAATCCCTGTTAAGTTCACTTTCATACTTAATTGTTCTTTTAAATTTTTCCATATTTTAATTTTGCTTTAACTGGAATTGAACCTTTTTACTAAAATGCAAATTCTGTTCCACCTATTTTTTTATTAAAAGAGTGTTTTTTTAGGACATTTTTTTGAGACATGAGACAAATTTTATTTATAATTTTTTATGGAAAGAAAAAAACTTTTTATTCCTGGTCCAACTGAAGTCAGGGAGGAGGTGCTTGAGGCGCAGAGAAAGTGGATGATAGGGCACAGGGAAAAGGATTTTTCTATACTTTATGAAAGAGTTATAGAAAAATTAAGAAAGGTTCTTGAGACAAAAAATTTTGTTACAATTTTTACCTCCTCTGCAACTGGTGTTATGGAAGGTTCAATCAGGAATTTAGTTAAAAGGAGTCTTCTTTCAACTGTTTGTGGTGCCTTTTCGCAAAGGTGGATGGATATAGCAAAAAGATGTGGAAAAGAGGTAGATGTAATTGAGGTGGATTGGGGAAAGGCAATAAAACCTTTTATGGTTGAAAGGGAATTAAAAAATAAAAAGTATGAGGCAATTCTTATTACTCATAATGAGACCTCTACAGGGGTTACAAATCCTTTAAAAGAAATCTGTGAAGTTGTGAGGAATGTGTCACCTGATACATTGATTTTAGTGGATGCTGTTAGTTCTCTTGCTGGTATAGAAATTC
It encodes:
- a CDS encoding CoB--CoM heterodisulfide reductase iron-sulfur subunit B family protein codes for the protein MNDKKYFYYPGCSLKGTGKSYEKSLLAVFKYLEIEMPELPDWNCCGATTYMSIDELASFKMAVRNLSIAEKEDRDIIAPCSACYMVLNKTLHFIKEYPDIREKVCEAVKKANINELYEGKVKVRHPLDILINEVGIDKIKSKIKRTLAGIRVFSYYGCLLTRPFTDFDNPRYPVNLDRIVEATGAETVESALKTKCCGGSLSGTIEEVGLRLSYLILREAKRKGAHLIVTVCPLCQFNLEVYQDRMEKMFKDKLSIPVIYFTQLLGVALGIEEKELGFNHHIIYPEILYQKAAV
- a CDS encoding CoB--CoM heterodisulfide reductase iron-sulfur subunit A family protein, with the translated sequence MNSVKHNGEIRIGVYICHCGTNIAGKVKIEEVVKHAQNLPNVVVARDYKYMCSDPGQDLIKKDIKELKLNRIVVASCSPHLHEHTFRKAIEEAGLNPFYFQMANIREHVSWVTKDSQEATEKAKAMVKAAVYRVVFHEALEKTKEKINPNVLIIGGGIAGITAALTIADAGKKVYLVEREPSIGGHMAKFDKTFPTLDCASCILTPKMTAVKDHPNIELFTYSEVESVDGYVGNFKVKIRKKPRYVDIEKCVGCYECIKNCVYKEGKFPNEFDEGLSKRKPIYIPFPQAVPLAAIIDPATCIQFLSGKCKKTCQEACERGAIDFNMREEIIEVEVGAIIVSTGFKIFDPSQIPQYGYGRYPNVYTSLEVERLVNSSGPTGGEIILRDGRTPKSVGIVHCVGSRDKNYNIWCSRVCCMYSLKLAHLIKERTGAEVYNFYIDMRTPGKGYEEFYLKLMEEGVHFIRGKVAEVTDWAITPEEEGKLIIRVEDTLIGVVRRIPVDMVILSVGLTPQPDADEVRKLLNISCSKEGWFLERHPKLAPVSTFTDGVFIAGACQGPKDIPDTVAQAEAAAAEALALIDKSEISLEPNTAFINEEKCSGCHICIGLCPYSAISFNEEKKVAQINEALCKGCGVCVAACPSKAAQQRLFLDEQIYAEIEGALV
- a CDS encoding 4Fe-4S dicluster domain-containing protein, producing the protein MEKFKRTIKYESELNRDFTKEVINSPGGEGILECIQCGTCSGTCPLSIYMDYPPRRIIAMVREGFKDEVLSSKTIWLCASCYSCQVECPQNIKITYIMYALKRMAIKEGKYPKKFQIPVLAKTFYDMVSKNGRQSEARLVMNLWLKTSLLKIFKNSLFGLKLLNKGRLSFKEEKIKDKKTLKKLLKEA